The Bombus fervidus isolate BK054 chromosome 1, iyBomFerv1, whole genome shotgun sequence genome includes a window with the following:
- the Def1 gene encoding defensin 1: MVKVYFLVALLFVAIAAIMAAPVEEEYETLEHAGIEERADRQRRVTCDLLSIKGVAEHSACAANCLSMGKAGGRCENGICLCRKTTFKELWDKRFG, encoded by the exons ATGGTGAAGGTCTATTTTCTTGTCGCTCTTCTCTTTGTGGCTATAGCCGCCATCATGGCAGCACCCGTGG AGGAGGAATACGAGACCCTCGAACACGCAGGTATCGAGGAACGTGCTGATAGACAAAGAAGAGTGACCTGTGATCTTCTCTCCATCAAAGGAGTCGCTGAACATAGTGCTTGCGCTGCCAACTGTCTCAGCATGGGCAAAGCTGGAGGTCGCTGCGAGAACGGAATCTGCCTTTGTCGCAA GACCACCTTCAAGGAACTCTGGGACAAACGCTTTGGTTAA